From Balaenoptera acutorostrata chromosome 8, mBalAcu1.1, whole genome shotgun sequence, the proteins below share one genomic window:
- the LOC103020524 gene encoding 40S ribosomal protein S4, X isoform-like — MACGPKKHLNCVETPKHWMLDKLTSVFAPCLSTSPHKLKDCLPLIIFLRNRHKYALTEDEVKICMQGFIKIDGKVRTDITYPDGFMDVISIDKTGENFRLIHDTKDRFAIHHITPEEAKYKLCKLRKIFVGTKGIPHLVTHGVHPISYPDPLVKVNDTIQIDLETGKINDFVKFDTGNLSMVTGDVNLGRIGVITNQKRHSVSFDIVHVKDASGNSFAIWLSNVFIIGKNNKPWISLPLGRGICLTIAEKRDKRLAAKQSSG, encoded by the coding sequence ATGGCTTGTGGTCCCAAGAAGCACCTGAATTGTGTAGAAACTCCAAAGCATTGGATGCTGGATAAACTGACTAGTGTGTTTGCTCCTTGTCTGTCTACAAGTCCCCACAAGCTGAAGGACTGTCTCCCCCTAATCATTTTCCTAAGGAACAGACATAAGTATGCCTTAACAGAAGATGAAGTAAAGATCTGCATGCAGGGTTTCATTAAGATTGATGGCAAGGTTCGCACTGATATAACCTACCCTGATGGTTTTATGGATGTCATCAGTATTGACAAGACTGGAGAGAATTTTCGTCTGATCCATGACACCAAGGATCGCTTTGCTATTCATCATATTACACCTGAGGAGGCCAAGTATAAGTTGTGCAAACTGAGAAAGATCTTTGTGGGCACAAAAGGAATCCCTCATCTGGTGACCCATGGTGTTCATCCCATCAGCTACCCTGATCCCCTCGTCAAGGTAAATGACACCATTCAAATTGATTTGGAGACTGGCAAGATTAATGATTTTGTCAAATTTGACACTGGTAACCTGAGCATGGTGACTGGAGATGTTAACCTGGGAAGAATTGGTGTGATCACCAACCAGAAAAGACATTCTGTTTCTTTTGATATAGTTCATGTGAAAGATGCCAGTGGCAACAGCTTTGCCATCTGGCTCTCCAACGTTTTCATTATTGGCAAAAACAACAAACCATGGATCTCTCTTCCCCTGGGAAGGGGTATCTGCCTTACCATTGCTGAGAAGAGAGACAAGAGACTGGCGGCCAAACAGAGCAGTGGATAA